The following are from one region of the Frankiaceae bacterium genome:
- a CDS encoding VTT domain-containing protein, producing the protein MRRTALLTTGLLCGLLVVFAAVEAAGVPLLTDPRPALASAGALAALVGLGLLVADVVLPVPSSIVMVAHGAAFGAVAGAALSVAGGTGAAYAGWLLGRRADPLRRWVTDDERQRAERLLRRWGVLAVVVTRPVPLLAETVAIAAGTARLSPLKVVAAAALGTLPVAVAYALAGAAAGHVVSG; encoded by the coding sequence ATGAGGCGAACGGCACTGCTGACGACCGGGCTGCTCTGCGGCCTCCTCGTCGTGTTCGCGGCGGTCGAGGCGGCGGGCGTACCGCTGCTCACCGACCCGCGCCCCGCGCTCGCGTCCGCGGGCGCCCTCGCCGCTCTCGTCGGCCTCGGGCTGCTCGTCGCCGACGTCGTCCTGCCCGTCCCTTCGAGCATCGTCATGGTCGCGCACGGGGCGGCGTTCGGCGCCGTCGCCGGGGCCGCGCTGTCCGTCGCGGGCGGCACCGGCGCGGCGTACGCCGGATGGCTGCTCGGCCGCCGCGCCGACCCGCTGCGCCGCTGGGTCACCGACGACGAACGACAACGTGCCGAACGCCTCCTCCGCCGCTGGGGCGTCCTCGCCGTCGTCGTGACGCGGCCGGTGCCGCTGCTCGCGGAGACGGTCGCGATCGCGGCCGGCACCGCGCGCCTGTCGCCGCTGAAGGTCGTCGCCGCCGCCGCGCTGGGGACGCTGCCGGTCGCGGTGGCGTACGCGCTCGCGGGTGCCGCGGCGGGGCACGTTGTGTCCGGCTGA
- a CDS encoding ferritin-like domain-containing protein: MTVPLTTREQLIDALHLAAELEHNLMCQYLFAAYSMKKSTSEGLDEVQLERARGWEAQVTLVARQEMEHLGLVLNMLAAIGGTPTLTRPNFPQTVERYGALGIRSVLTRFDAGTVERFQVFEEPHPSPPPSGYCDGPGVSKEDLLALLTQPRVMSGPAPVPGEIPYTSVQDLYVSLAAGFTYVSDTIGEKFLFDGDIGSEIWGGQGTPAEQPMDDLNQYGLDIIQVTDLASAHQAIAEIIEQGEGILAPPSYMEHVHYCIFTAVLDDLRACGFDPARPVVDNPLVSMHPDITAPDEVNLVTDPDTREVAEVFNDAYELMLLLMLALYGSTPKTEDESVALMNAIFFPLMTMFVRPLAEILTVLPAFDDGRPGNAGPGFELSGDVVTAPAPGDVYDEFQGRFDALAADLAALSIYGVRPPGDPVAVRLRYLAVNAQRLADDWRDKWTNIGTVS; the protein is encoded by the coding sequence ATGACGGTGCCGCTGACCACGCGCGAGCAGCTGATCGACGCGCTGCACCTGGCCGCGGAGCTCGAGCACAACCTCATGTGCCAGTACCTCTTCGCGGCGTACTCCATGAAGAAGTCCACCAGCGAGGGCCTCGACGAGGTGCAGCTCGAACGCGCCCGCGGCTGGGAGGCGCAGGTCACGCTCGTCGCGCGGCAGGAGATGGAGCATCTCGGCCTGGTGCTGAACATGCTCGCCGCCATCGGTGGCACGCCGACGCTGACGCGGCCGAACTTCCCGCAGACCGTCGAGCGGTACGGCGCGCTCGGCATCCGGAGCGTTCTCACGCGCTTCGACGCCGGCACGGTCGAGCGGTTCCAGGTGTTCGAGGAGCCGCACCCGTCGCCGCCGCCGAGCGGTTACTGCGATGGCCCCGGCGTCTCGAAGGAGGACCTGCTCGCGCTGCTCACGCAACCGCGCGTCATGTCGGGGCCGGCTCCGGTGCCCGGCGAGATCCCGTACACGTCGGTGCAGGACCTCTACGTCAGCCTGGCGGCCGGGTTCACGTACGTGTCGGACACGATCGGCGAGAAGTTCCTCTTCGACGGAGACATCGGGTCGGAGATCTGGGGCGGCCAGGGCACGCCGGCCGAGCAGCCGATGGACGACCTCAACCAGTACGGCCTCGACATCATCCAGGTCACCGACCTCGCCTCGGCACACCAGGCCATCGCCGAGATCATCGAGCAGGGCGAGGGCATCCTCGCGCCGCCGTCGTACATGGAGCACGTCCACTACTGCATCTTCACGGCGGTGCTGGACGACCTGCGCGCCTGCGGTTTCGACCCCGCGCGACCCGTCGTCGACAACCCGCTCGTGTCGATGCACCCGGACATCACGGCGCCCGACGAGGTCAACCTCGTCACCGACCCGGACACCCGCGAGGTCGCCGAGGTCTTCAACGACGCGTACGAGCTGATGCTGCTGCTCATGCTCGCGCTCTACGGCAGCACGCCGAAGACCGAGGACGAGTCGGTGGCGTTGATGAACGCCATCTTCTTCCCGCTGATGACGATGTTCGTCCGGCCGCTCGCGGAGATCCTCACGGTGCTGCCGGCGTTCGACGACGGCCGTCCAGGCAACGCCGGCCCGGGCTTCGAGCTGTCCGGCGACGTCGTCACCGCGCCCGCCCCGGGCGACGTGTACGACGAGTTCCAGGGCCGCTTCGACGCGCTCGCCGCCGACCTCGCCGCCCTGTCGATCTACGGCGTACGACCGCCCGGCGACCCGGTGGCCGTACGGCTGCGCTACCTGGCCGTCAACGCGCAACGGCTCGCCGACGACTGGCGCGACAAGTGGACCAACATCGGGACGGTGAGCTGA
- the mazG gene encoding nucleoside triphosphate pyrophosphohydrolase, with product MTEPGAQPVLDRLVLVANTHRVAPGLLSWSAWEELRGGDACCADPAHPQLPFLEAAGITVTVLDPANAPEGHRVSYLMGGGDPQAAGMAYEFRERARGGRTAVWLASPGGDPAFVRALGDLVAREGGVELEVVYGSYDMPGARLLDLVSTMDRLRSPGGCPWDAEQTHETLAPYLVEETYEALEAIEHGDLTALRDELGDVLLQVVFHSRVAEERTDETRWTIDDVAGGIVEKLVRRHPHVFGGVTVSGADEVQRNWDDIKAAEKTEGEGALHGVPLGQPAITLAAKYQKRASKAGLPPGLLPYIDEALAAIETTAPEERAGAVGRLLFAVVALARTLDVDPEASLRGVARDFRERFEAAEETARTTGIPLSDWDEAAWREVWDAAALPPAE from the coding sequence GTGACCGAGCCCGGCGCGCAGCCGGTACTCGACCGGCTCGTCCTCGTCGCCAACACGCACCGCGTCGCGCCAGGGCTGCTCTCGTGGTCGGCGTGGGAGGAGCTGCGCGGCGGCGACGCGTGCTGCGCGGACCCCGCGCACCCGCAGCTGCCGTTCCTCGAAGCCGCGGGCATCACCGTGACCGTGCTCGACCCGGCGAACGCCCCCGAGGGGCACCGCGTGTCGTACCTCATGGGCGGCGGCGACCCGCAGGCGGCGGGGATGGCGTACGAGTTCCGCGAGCGCGCGCGCGGCGGGAGGACCGCGGTGTGGCTGGCGTCGCCGGGCGGCGACCCGGCGTTCGTCCGCGCGCTCGGCGACCTCGTCGCGCGCGAGGGCGGCGTCGAGCTGGAGGTCGTGTACGGCTCGTACGACATGCCGGGCGCGCGGCTGCTCGACCTCGTCTCGACCATGGACAGGCTGCGCTCGCCGGGCGGCTGCCCGTGGGACGCGGAGCAGACCCACGAGACGCTCGCGCCGTACCTCGTGGAGGAGACGTACGAGGCCCTGGAGGCCATCGAGCACGGCGACCTGACGGCGCTGCGCGACGAGCTCGGCGACGTGCTCCTGCAGGTGGTGTTCCACTCGCGCGTCGCGGAGGAGCGCACCGACGAGACGCGCTGGACCATCGACGACGTCGCGGGCGGCATCGTCGAGAAGCTCGTCCGGCGGCACCCGCACGTGTTCGGCGGCGTCACCGTTTCGGGTGCTGACGAGGTGCAGCGCAACTGGGACGACATCAAGGCCGCGGAGAAGACCGAGGGCGAGGGCGCGCTGCACGGCGTCCCGCTCGGCCAGCCCGCGATCACCCTCGCGGCGAAGTACCAGAAGCGCGCGTCGAAGGCTGGGCTGCCGCCGGGCCTGCTGCCGTACATCGACGAGGCGCTCGCCGCCATCGAGACGACGGCGCCCGAGGAGCGCGCGGGGGCGGTGGGCCGGCTGCTGTTCGCGGTCGTCGCGCTGGCGCGGACGCTCGACGTCGATCCCGAGGCGTCGCTGCGCGGCGTGGCCCGCGACTTCCGCGAGCGCTTCGAGGCGGCGGAGGAGACGGCGCGGACGACCGGCATCCCGCTGAGCGACTGGGACGAGGCCGCGTGGCGCGAGGTCTGGGACGCCGCCGCGCTGCCGCCGGCGGAGTAG
- a CDS encoding peptidylprolyl isomerase — protein sequence MIRTLAALVAGAALLTGCGQTTAGVAARVGEHTIETSSFADRVARSYENEQFAQQNPKDAYQRSLLRNLILTRLVEVAADRLGVTVTDAQVDAREEEIVQGYGGREAFEQGLPTRGYHLSDVRAVVRAEVLQNAVLDKLVEGEVVTEEQLRKEYQRQLPRLDVARIAHIVLREKARAERVAKLAKEPGADFSALASRYSQDNETREEGGELGALGNGEGRFSKAYEQAVFEASTGDVIGPIRTVTGGDAKVVGYEIVKIIERRTRTYEQAKNDLRRAILDEPRNQRFNDYITKLAAELGVKVNPRFGRWDPRALNVADAPGTGLSSPAPVPGQEQAPGVVPGPIPTGAPPAGGQPTARPSGPQ from the coding sequence GTGATCCGCACGCTCGCCGCTCTCGTCGCCGGCGCCGCCCTGCTGACCGGTTGCGGGCAGACGACCGCCGGTGTCGCCGCCCGGGTGGGCGAGCACACCATCGAGACGTCGTCGTTCGCCGACCGGGTGGCGCGGTCGTACGAGAACGAGCAGTTCGCCCAGCAGAACCCCAAGGACGCCTACCAGCGCTCGCTGCTGCGCAACCTCATCCTCACGCGCCTCGTGGAGGTCGCGGCGGACCGCCTCGGCGTCACCGTCACCGACGCGCAGGTCGACGCGCGCGAGGAGGAGATCGTCCAGGGGTACGGCGGCCGCGAGGCGTTCGAGCAGGGCCTCCCGACCCGCGGCTACCACCTCAGCGACGTGCGCGCGGTCGTCCGCGCGGAGGTGCTGCAGAACGCCGTCCTCGACAAGCTCGTCGAGGGCGAGGTCGTCACCGAGGAGCAGCTGCGCAAGGAGTACCAGCGCCAGCTGCCCCGGCTCGACGTCGCGCGCATCGCCCACATCGTGCTGCGCGAGAAGGCCCGCGCCGAGCGCGTCGCCAAGCTCGCCAAGGAGCCCGGCGCCGACTTCTCCGCCCTCGCCTCGCGGTACTCGCAGGACAACGAGACGCGCGAGGAGGGCGGCGAGCTCGGGGCGCTCGGCAACGGCGAGGGACGGTTCTCGAAGGCGTACGAGCAGGCGGTGTTCGAGGCGAGCACGGGCGATGTCATCGGCCCGATCCGTACCGTCACCGGCGGCGACGCGAAGGTCGTCGGCTACGAGATCGTGAAGATCATCGAGCGGCGGACGCGGACGTACGAGCAGGCGAAGAACGACCTCCGCCGCGCGATCCTCGACGAGCCGCGCAACCAGCGGTTCAACGACTACATCACCAAGCTCGCCGCCGAGCTGGGCGTCAAGGTCAACCCGCGCTTCGGGCGCTGGGACCCGCGGGCGCTCAACGTCGCCGACGCGCCGGGCACCGGCCTCTCGTCGCCGGCGCCGGTGCCCGGCCAGGAGCAGGCGCCGGGCGTCGTGCCCGGGCCGATCCCGACGGGCGCCCCGCCCGCGGGCGGCCAGCCCACCGCGCGGCCGTCCGGCCCGCAGTGA
- the mfd gene encoding transcription-repair coupling factor, translated as MAVPGLVDLLAAEPALAAAAELAGTPDVAITAPAPLRPFAVAALAQRTGRMVLAVTATGREAEDLTAALRCLLPYDSVAEFPAWETLPHERLSPRADTVGRRIAVLRRLAHPGDQGPLKVVVAPVRSVLQPQVKGLGDLPPVEVKEGASVELDDLVQRLVGYCYARVDLVEKRGEFAVRGGILDVFPPTEEHPVRLEFWGDDVEDVRYFAAGTQRSLEPADRGLWAPPCRELLLTDDVRARAKALSTDHPELIEILDKLADGTPVEGMEALAPVLVDDLVLLVEELPAGAHVLVCDPERVRSRATELTRTSEEFLEASWAAAGGGGAAPIDLGAAAYREVEDVQTAATSQGIPWWTLTPFTADEDAENVVDARAHEPYTGDMDKLVTDARDWSRDGWRVVFVTEGHGPAERLAEVLREHDLGVRVSPELETPPEPGITVANAVFDHGFVAPGLKLALITETDFAGQRSATKDMRRMPSKRRNAVDLLSLKPGDYVVHESHGVGRYVQMEKRTVNGGEREYLVLEYAKGDQLRVPTDSLDLVTRYVGGEAPTLHRIGGSDWAKAKGRARKAVREIAAELIRLYSARMASPGYKYGPDTPWQRELEDAFPYHETPDQLAAINEVKADMETSVPMDRVICGDVGYGKTEIAVRAAFKAVMDGKQVAILVPTTLLAQQHFQTFSERFAQFPVKVRAVSRFNTQKEQDAILEGVAAGDVDVVIGTHRLLSASTKFKDLGLVVVDEEQRFGVEHKEYLKRLRTSVDVLTMSATPIPRTLEMSITGIRELSTIDTPPEERHPVLTFVGPYDERQIAAAIRRELLREGQVFFVHNRVQSIEKAGQRLRELVPEARIRTAHGQMNEDLLEHVMVEFWEKEFDVLVCTTIVESGLDIANANTLIVERADALGLSQLHQLRGRVGRGRDRAYAYFLYPPEKPLSETAYDRLQTIAQNAELGAGMAVALKDLEIRGAGNLLGGEQSGHIAAVGFDLYVRLVGEAVAEFKGEKREEEVEVKVNLPVDAALPHAYIPEERLRIQAYGRVAAAHDDDSLAAVREELADRYGPLPTQVENLMAVAAFRNLARRHGITEVSLQGNAVRFAPLDLRESQTLRVQRLYKGAIVKPAIHTVLVPKPDVRDTDLLAWCTAVLDAVLEGVPQ; from the coding sequence ATGGCGGTACCCGGCCTGGTCGACCTGCTCGCGGCGGAGCCTGCGCTCGCCGCGGCGGCCGAGCTCGCGGGCACCCCCGACGTCGCGATCACCGCCCCCGCGCCGCTGCGCCCGTTCGCCGTCGCGGCGCTCGCCCAGCGGACCGGCCGCATGGTCCTCGCGGTCACCGCGACGGGCCGCGAGGCCGAGGATCTGACGGCCGCGCTGCGCTGCCTGCTGCCGTACGACTCCGTCGCCGAGTTCCCCGCGTGGGAGACGCTGCCGCACGAACGCCTCTCGCCCCGCGCCGACACCGTCGGCCGCCGTATCGCGGTTCTGCGGCGACTCGCCCACCCCGGAGACCAAGGCCCGCTGAAGGTCGTCGTCGCGCCGGTACGCAGCGTGCTCCAGCCGCAGGTCAAGGGCCTCGGCGACCTGCCGCCGGTGGAGGTCAAGGAGGGCGCCAGCGTCGAGCTGGACGACCTCGTCCAACGTCTCGTCGGCTACTGCTACGCCCGCGTCGACCTCGTCGAGAAGCGCGGCGAGTTCGCGGTCCGGGGCGGCATCCTCGACGTGTTCCCGCCGACGGAGGAGCACCCGGTACGCCTGGAGTTCTGGGGCGACGACGTCGAGGACGTCCGCTACTTCGCCGCCGGCACCCAGCGCAGCCTCGAGCCCGCCGACCGCGGCCTCTGGGCGCCGCCGTGCCGCGAGCTGCTGCTCACCGACGACGTCCGCGCCCGTGCCAAGGCGCTGTCCACCGACCACCCCGAGCTCATCGAGATCCTCGACAAGCTGGCCGACGGCACGCCGGTCGAGGGGATGGAGGCGCTCGCGCCGGTCCTCGTCGACGACCTGGTGCTGCTGGTCGAGGAGCTCCCCGCCGGCGCGCACGTGCTGGTCTGCGACCCCGAGCGCGTACGCAGCCGCGCCACCGAGCTGACCCGGACGAGCGAGGAGTTCCTCGAGGCCTCGTGGGCCGCCGCGGGGGGCGGCGGCGCGGCGCCGATCGACCTCGGCGCGGCGGCGTACCGCGAGGTCGAGGACGTCCAGACCGCCGCCACGAGCCAGGGCATCCCGTGGTGGACGCTGACGCCGTTCACGGCCGACGAGGACGCGGAGAACGTCGTCGACGCCCGCGCGCACGAGCCGTACACCGGCGACATGGACAAGCTCGTCACCGACGCCCGCGACTGGTCGCGCGACGGCTGGCGGGTCGTCTTCGTCACCGAGGGCCACGGCCCCGCCGAACGCCTCGCCGAGGTCCTCCGCGAGCACGACCTCGGCGTCCGCGTCTCGCCCGAGCTGGAGACACCGCCCGAGCCCGGCATCACCGTCGCCAACGCCGTCTTCGACCACGGCTTCGTCGCGCCGGGGCTCAAGCTGGCCCTGATCACGGAGACCGACTTCGCCGGCCAGCGCAGCGCCACCAAGGACATGCGCAGGATGCCGAGCAAGCGGCGCAACGCCGTCGACCTGCTCAGCCTCAAGCCCGGCGACTACGTCGTCCACGAGAGCCACGGCGTCGGCCGTTACGTGCAGATGGAGAAGCGCACGGTCAACGGCGGCGAGCGCGAGTACCTCGTGCTCGAGTACGCCAAGGGCGACCAGCTGCGCGTCCCCACCGACTCGCTCGACCTCGTGACGCGCTACGTCGGCGGCGAGGCCCCGACGCTGCACCGCATCGGCGGCTCCGACTGGGCCAAGGCCAAGGGCCGCGCGCGCAAGGCCGTGCGCGAGATCGCCGCCGAGCTGATCCGTCTCTACAGCGCGCGCATGGCCAGCCCCGGCTACAAGTACGGCCCCGACACGCCATGGCAGCGGGAGCTCGAGGACGCGTTCCCGTACCACGAGACGCCCGACCAGCTCGCCGCCATCAACGAGGTCAAGGCCGACATGGAGACGTCGGTCCCGATGGACCGCGTCATCTGCGGCGACGTCGGCTACGGCAAGACCGAGATCGCCGTACGCGCGGCGTTCAAGGCGGTCATGGACGGCAAGCAGGTCGCGATCCTCGTGCCCACGACTCTCCTTGCGCAGCAGCACTTCCAGACGTTCAGCGAACGGTTCGCGCAGTTCCCCGTGAAGGTCCGCGCGGTGTCGCGGTTCAACACGCAGAAGGAGCAGGACGCGATCCTCGAGGGCGTCGCGGCCGGCGACGTCGACGTCGTCATCGGCACCCACCGCCTGCTGTCGGCGAGCACGAAGTTCAAGGACCTCGGGCTCGTCGTGGTCGACGAGGAGCAGCGCTTCGGCGTCGAGCACAAGGAGTACCTCAAGCGGCTGCGCACCAGCGTGGACGTGCTGACGATGTCCGCCACGCCGATCCCGCGCACCCTGGAGATGTCGATCACCGGCATCCGCGAGCTGTCGACGATCGACACCCCGCCGGAGGAACGCCATCCGGTGCTGACGTTCGTGGGGCCGTACGACGAGAGGCAGATCGCCGCCGCGATCCGCCGCGAGCTGCTGCGCGAGGGCCAGGTCTTCTTCGTGCACAACCGCGTGCAGTCGATCGAGAAGGCGGGCCAGCGGCTGCGCGAGCTGGTGCCCGAGGCGCGCATCCGCACCGCCCACGGGCAGATGAACGAGGACCTCCTCGAACACGTCATGGTGGAGTTCTGGGAGAAGGAGTTCGACGTCCTCGTCTGCACGACGATCGTCGAGTCCGGCCTCGACATCGCCAACGCCAACACCCTCATCGTCGAGCGCGCCGACGCCCTCGGCCTCTCGCAGCTCCACCAGCTCCGCGGCCGGGTCGGCCGAGGAAGGGACCGGGCGTACGCGTACTTCCTCTACCCGCCGGAGAAGCCGCTGTCGGAGACGGCGTACGACCGCCTGCAGACCATCGCGCAGAACGCCGAGCTCGGCGCCGGCATGGCCGTCGCGCTGAAGGATCTGGAGATCCGCGGCGCCGGCAACCTCCTCGGCGGCGAGCAGAGCGGGCACATCGCGGCGGTCGGCTTCGACCTCTACGTACGCCTCGTCGGCGAGGCCGTCGCGGAGTTCAAGGGCGAGAAGCGCGAGGAGGAGGTGGAGGTCAAGGTCAACCTCCCCGTCGACGCCGCGCTGCCGCACGCGTACATCCCCGAGGAGCGGCTGCGTATCCAGGCGTACGGCCGCGTCGCCGCCGCGCACGACGACGACTCGCTCGCCGCCGTCCGCGAGGAGCTCGCCGACAGGTACGGCCCGCTGCCCACGCAGGTCGAGAACCTCATGGCCGTGGCGGCGTTCCGCAACCTCGCCCGCAGGCACGGCATCACGGAGGTGTCGCTGCAGGGCAACGCCGTCCGCTTCGCCCCGCTGGACCTGCGCGAGAGCCAGACGCTGCGCGTCCAGCGGCTCTACAAGGGCGCCATCGTGAAGCCCGCGATCCACACCGTTCTCGTGCCGAAGCCGGACGTACGGGACACTGATCTCCTCGCCTGGTGCACCGCCGTCCTCGACGCCGTACTCGAAGGGGTCCCGCAGTGA
- the pth gene encoding aminoacyl-tRNA hydrolase yields the protein MGPTLVVGLGNPGPGYAGNRHNAGFMVLDELARRVGGKYKAHRGRADLIETHLAGQRVMLAKPKTYMNLSGGPVASLRDFFKLTPEQIVVVYDELDIPFSAVRLKLGGGDNGHNGLKSITKSIGSRDYYRVRFGIGRPPGRQDPADFVLSDFSPYERRELPFHLDRAADAVEALLSEGLAAAQNTFHTVEQK from the coding sequence GTGGGCCCCACGCTGGTCGTGGGTCTCGGCAACCCCGGCCCTGGCTACGCGGGCAACCGGCACAACGCCGGCTTCATGGTGCTCGACGAGCTGGCGCGCCGCGTAGGCGGGAAGTACAAGGCCCACCGCGGCCGCGCGGACCTCATCGAGACCCACCTCGCGGGTCAGCGGGTGATGCTGGCCAAGCCGAAGACGTACATGAACCTCTCCGGGGGCCCCGTGGCGTCGCTGCGCGACTTCTTCAAGCTGACGCCCGAGCAGATCGTGGTCGTGTACGACGAGCTCGACATCCCGTTCTCCGCCGTACGCCTCAAGCTCGGCGGCGGCGACAACGGCCACAACGGCCTCAAGTCGATCACCAAGTCGATCGGCTCCCGCGACTACTACCGCGTCCGCTTCGGCATCGGCCGCCCGCCCGGCAGGCAGGACCCGGCTGACTTCGTGCTGTCGGACTTCTCGCCGTACGAACGCCGCGAGCTGCCGTTCCACCTCGACCGCGCCGCCGACGCCGTGGAGGCCCTGCTGTCGGAGGGGCTGGCGGCAGCGCAGAACACGTTCCACACGGTGGAGCAGAAGTGA
- a CDS encoding 50S ribosomal protein L25/general stress protein Ctc: MSEVRIAAEPRTEFGKGGARRTRRAGKVPAVLYGHGSDVRHISLPARELMHAFKSEGGANVLLSLDLPDGQELALPRQVQRDPLRGDLTHIDLLLVRKGEKVTVDVPVVLVGEAPAAKAGGVLDQQATFLHVEAEATHIPSQLEVDISSLTEIGGHGILAGDVTLPEGTTLLGDPEGIVVHVVGAAPEEAEEIAEGAESAEAEDGEAGTGEAAEGETPPASE; this comes from the coding sequence GTGTCCGAGGTCCGCATCGCCGCCGAGCCGCGCACCGAGTTCGGCAAGGGTGGCGCGCGCCGCACCCGCCGGGCCGGCAAGGTCCCCGCCGTTCTCTACGGCCACGGCTCCGACGTCAGGCACATCTCGCTGCCCGCGCGCGAGCTGATGCACGCGTTCAAGAGCGAGGGCGGCGCCAACGTCCTCCTCTCGCTCGACCTGCCCGACGGGCAGGAGCTCGCGCTGCCCCGCCAGGTCCAGCGCGACCCGCTCCGCGGCGACCTGACGCACATCGACCTGCTGCTCGTCCGCAAGGGCGAGAAGGTCACGGTCGACGTCCCCGTCGTGCTCGTCGGCGAGGCGCCCGCGGCCAAGGCCGGCGGCGTTCTCGACCAGCAGGCGACGTTCCTGCACGTCGAGGCCGAGGCGACGCACATCCCGTCGCAGCTCGAGGTCGACATCTCCAGCCTCACCGAGATCGGCGGCCACGGCATCCTTGCGGGCGACGTCACGCTGCCCGAGGGCACCACGCTGCTGGGCGACCCCGAGGGCATCGTCGTCCACGTCGTCGGCGCGGCGCCCGAGGAGGCCGAGGAGATCGCCGAGGGTGCCGAGTCGGCCGAGGCCGAGGACGGCGAGGCCGGCACCGGCGAGGCCGCCGAGGGCGAGACCCCGCCCGCGTCGGAGTAA